The proteins below come from a single Drosophila kikkawai strain 14028-0561.14 chromosome 3R, DkikHiC1v2, whole genome shotgun sequence genomic window:
- the LOC108071214 gene encoding uncharacterized protein isoform X2 has protein sequence MLRTISILALLACSIAIMADAKPIFIKVFAPSGGYSSGSTPAASPVNTQLISSLISTKIQLLNSVLQAKSSGGGFGFGISKFVTFSSTTSTTERPVTHSTTEKVLSKRRSPQYIPSLQSQQARRQ, from the exons ATGCTTAGAACTATATCGATTCTGGCTCTGCTAGCCTGCAGCATAGCCATCATGGCTGACGCGAAACCGATTTTCATCAAAGTTTTTGCACCGAGCGGTG GCTACTCCTCCGGCAGTACACCGGCGGCTTCTCCCGTCAACACCCAGCTGATTTCCAGTCTCATCTCTACCAAGATTCAGCTGCTAAATAGCGTGCTGCAGGCTAAGTCCTCGGGCGGTGGCTTTGGGTTCGGCATCAGTAAGTTTGTCACCTTCTCCTCTACCACAAGCACGACGGAGAGGCCGGTCACACACTCCACCACTGAG AAGGTGCTGTCGAAACGCCGAAGCCCACAGTACATCCCGAGCCTCCAGTCTCAACAAGCACGACGCCAGTGA
- the LOC108071214 gene encoding mucin-3A isoform X1: MLRTISILALLACSIAIMADAKPIFIKVFAPSGGYSSGSTPAASPVNTQLISSLISTKIQLLNSVLQAKSSGGGFGFGISKFVTFSSTTSTTERPVTHSTTEVNTDYYPDESSTSSTQTIYSTTTEGAVETPKPTVHPEPPVSTSTTPVIPVKSTTGIPEIPTTTGATAGYTYQTPLSSSVTNPVNTYYLPASLA, encoded by the exons ATGCTTAGAACTATATCGATTCTGGCTCTGCTAGCCTGCAGCATAGCCATCATGGCTGACGCGAAACCGATTTTCATCAAAGTTTTTGCACCGAGCGGTG GCTACTCCTCCGGCAGTACACCGGCGGCTTCTCCCGTCAACACCCAGCTGATTTCCAGTCTCATCTCTACCAAGATTCAGCTGCTAAATAGCGTGCTGCAGGCTAAGTCCTCGGGCGGTGGCTTTGGGTTCGGCATCAGTAAGTTTGTCACCTTCTCCTCTACCACAAGCACGACGGAGAGGCCGGTCACACACTCCACCACTGAGGTAAACACAGACTATTATCCGGATGAAAGCTCTACAAGCTCAACTCAAACCATCTACTCGACAACCACAGAAGGTGCTGTCGAAACGCCGAAGCCCACAGTACATCCCGAGCCTCCAGTCTCAACAAGCACGACGCCAGTGATCCCAGTCAAGAGCACCACAGGGATTCCAGAGATCCCCACCACGACGGGAGCAACGGCTGGTTATACCTATCAAACTCCCTTATCCAGCAGTGTCACTAACCCAGTGAATACATATTACCTGCCCGCTTCTCTTGCCTAA